A DNA window from Pseudodesulfovibrio thermohalotolerans contains the following coding sequences:
- a CDS encoding GNAT family N-acetyltransferase: MTATLRRMMPEDVDAVCTLLHDHMNPNFTLKRWKALFAPSWCGADHDMGIVAEDNGRIVGVHGHVCSYRVIDGQRERFRNFSSWYILKEYRKQGLGSAMVEMATSDPDVTCTVFSLSPKRIDFFSKLGMNVLEEERLLWRKTGKPYENLELVSDPVKIRQCCDLGDIRVFDDHRELPVIPVLVMTRCTQCLLFLSRAVKHDGVVYYDVLYRSNPAMFTKRVQDIAEALLPDDECVLAADRRFVDGDAEGEVEVIKCPRFYKSKRVQPEDIDLAYSEISLLGLKLD, translated from the coding sequence ATGACCGCTACACTGCGCCGGATGATGCCTGAGGATGTCGATGCCGTCTGCACTTTGCTGCACGACCACATGAACCCGAATTTCACCCTGAAGCGATGGAAGGCTCTTTTCGCCCCCTCATGGTGCGGGGCGGATCACGATATGGGCATTGTCGCCGAGGACAATGGACGCATTGTGGGCGTGCATGGGCATGTCTGTTCCTACCGCGTCATCGACGGCCAGCGGGAGCGGTTCCGGAATTTTTCTTCCTGGTACATTCTCAAGGAATACCGCAAGCAAGGTCTTGGCTCGGCCATGGTGGAAATGGCCACCTCCGACCCCGATGTGACCTGCACGGTCTTTTCCCTATCCCCCAAACGAATCGACTTCTTCAGCAAGCTGGGCATGAACGTGCTTGAGGAAGAGCGGCTCCTGTGGCGCAAGACCGGCAAGCCCTACGAGAATCTCGAACTGGTCAGCGACCCCGTGAAGATTCGGCAATGCTGCGACCTGGGCGATATCCGCGTCTTCGACGACCATCGCGAGCTGCCGGTCATTCCGGTTCTGGTCATGACCCGGTGCACCCAGTGCCTGCTTTTCCTGTCCCGGGCGGTCAAGCACGACGGCGTGGTCTACTACGACGTGCTCTACCGCTCCAATCCGGCCATGTTCACCAAGCGTGTCCAGGATATCGCCGAGGCCCTGCTGCCGGACGACGAATGCGTGTTGGCTGCGGACCGGAGATTCGTGGACGGCGATGCCGAGGGCGAGGTGGAAGTCATCAAGTGCCCGAGATTCTACAAGTCCAAGCGGGTGCAGCCCGAGGACATTGATCTGGCCTATTCCGAGATATCCCTGCTGGGACTCAAGCTCGACTAG
- a CDS encoding WbuC family cupin fold metalloprotein, which produces MSEEKSHPTALEAPSGDVVSLTLSLVGKLLARSRQNPRKRMLQKLHKSLDAPAHRMFNAMQPGTYIMPHRHLEPAKDETILVMAGSMLFIQFTDDGEVADQILLQPGTETFGVDVAPHVYHTFVPLKPDTLVFECKTGPYAEESDKNVPDWAPREGTPEAEEYLLGLLKKLAAKANAEAEAVKAERGDEPDQ; this is translated from the coding sequence ATGAGTGAAGAAAAAAGCCATCCCACGGCCCTGGAAGCGCCTTCGGGCGACGTCGTCTCCCTGACCCTCAGCCTGGTGGGGAAGCTCCTTGCGCGTTCGCGGCAAAACCCGCGCAAGCGGATGCTCCAGAAGCTGCACAAGTCCCTGGACGCTCCGGCGCACCGCATGTTCAACGCCATGCAGCCCGGCACCTACATCATGCCGCATAGGCATCTCGAACCGGCCAAGGACGAAACCATTCTGGTCATGGCCGGGTCCATGCTTTTCATTCAATTCACTGACGACGGCGAAGTCGCCGACCAGATTCTTCTTCAGCCCGGCACCGAAACCTTCGGGGTGGACGTGGCCCCGCATGTCTATCATACGTTCGTTCCCCTCAAGCCTGACACCCTGGTCTTCGAATGCAAGACCGGGCCTTACGCCGAAGAGTCGGACAAGAACGTGCCTGACTGGGCGCCGCGGGAAGGGACCCCGGAAGCCGAGGAGTACCTTCTGGGGCTGCTCAAGAAGCTGGCGGCCAAGGCCAACGCCGAGGCTGAGGCTGTCAAGGCGGAGCGGGGCGACGAGCCCGATCAATAG
- a CDS encoding DMT family transporter — protein MNTRAFRADVLLFITAAIWGLAFVAQRVGMEHVGPLTFNGIRFALGAVALIPLAMTMERRRVPGTAVADRKRMAVGGIFLGLALFIGASLQQIGLAGPQLAEFGLEASTAGKAGFITGLYVVLVPIFGLLLAQRPGWGTWVGASLAVVGMYLLSVSADLTISFGDMLVLVGAFFWAGHVLLVGKLSPGLDGVDAIKLSTIQFAACAILSLIGAVATEEITLAGIFGAGPAILYGGLMSVGVAYTLQVVAQRDAQPAHAAIILSLESVFAAVGGWMMLGEVLTTRGMVGCALMLGGMVLSQLKP, from the coding sequence GTGAACACTCGCGCATTTCGCGCCGACGTCCTGCTTTTCATCACCGCCGCCATCTGGGGCCTGGCCTTCGTGGCCCAGCGCGTCGGCATGGAGCACGTCGGCCCCCTGACTTTCAACGGCATCCGTTTCGCCTTGGGCGCGGTGGCCCTGATTCCTCTCGCCATGACCATGGAGCGCAGGCGCGTTCCCGGAACCGCCGTGGCCGATCGCAAGCGCATGGCCGTGGGCGGAATATTCCTCGGTCTGGCGTTGTTCATTGGTGCCTCTTTGCAACAGATCGGGCTGGCCGGTCCGCAGTTGGCCGAGTTCGGCCTGGAGGCGTCCACCGCGGGCAAGGCCGGGTTCATCACCGGTCTGTATGTGGTCCTGGTGCCTATCTTCGGCCTGCTCCTGGCCCAGCGGCCCGGCTGGGGCACCTGGGTGGGCGCGAGCCTGGCCGTGGTCGGCATGTATCTTCTTTCCGTCTCCGCCGATTTGACCATCTCCTTCGGCGACATGCTCGTTCTCGTGGGTGCGTTTTTCTGGGCGGGGCACGTTCTGCTCGTGGGCAAGCTTTCGCCCGGCCTGGACGGGGTGGACGCCATCAAGCTGTCCACTATCCAGTTCGCCGCCTGTGCGATTTTGTCTCTCATCGGGGCGGTCGCCACCGAGGAAATCACCCTTGCGGGCATCTTCGGCGCGGGCCCGGCCATCCTGTACGGCGGCCTCATGTCCGTGGGCGTGGCCTATACCCTTCAAGTGGTCGCCCAACGCGACGCCCAGCCCGCCCATGCTGCCATTATCCTCAGCCTGGAATCGGTGTTCGCCGCCGTGGGCGGGTGGATGATGCTCGGCGAGGTGCTCACCACCCGAGGGATGGTTGGTTGCGCTCTCATGCTCGGCGGCATGGTGTTGAGTCAGTTGAAGCCGTAG